The genomic interval TAACTCCTTTTTGGACTAATTAGGGAGCAAGGTTGACGGAGAGGCATCCCCACACTCCTGCGCAGGAGGTCAAGGGATTTCCACGGGGATTTGGacaaaacctggggaaaaaaagcggTTTGCCCAGTGTTCCCCGGCACAGAGCTTGTCCCTTCCTCACCGTGTGTCCCCCTCTGTCACCCGGATGGCATTGCGGAAGCCGAGAGAGGAAAGCTGCTTGTGGTAGAAGCCATCCTGGAAGGAGAAAGCGGGGTCAGCTCTTACGGCAGCAGCGGGTCTGCCTTTGAAGGAGGACAGCTCGGAGAAGTGGGGAGGTTTTGGCTGCGCCTGCCCCACTCCAGCCCCCAGCCCTCTCGCCCAGGCACACGAGACCCTTTGGATGGGGCTTGTCCTCTTCACCAGCATCCTGGGACCCCAAACCCTCTTCCCAGCCAGCTCTAGGAAGCCCAGAGCTTCCAGAGCCATGCTCTTACCCAGCTCTTCGGGGTGCAGGTCTGGCAGCAATGCCCTGAGAATGGACGGTATTTGCCCAGAAAAGGGATGAAAATTTCCAGCTTCTGCCCCGAATCGCAGACCCAGGTTTTCATctgaggagggaaaagaaagacgggggagggagggaggacacaAACCTTGCTTACCCTGGAAATACCAAATGTTGGTGAATTCTCCCCAAAACACACTCACACTGCGGGGAGAAGTCCTGTTACTGGGCTTACTGGGGAGAAATAAAGCAAACTTATCTGGGATCGAAGGGCCAACCACAAAGGGGAGACTCAAGCTGGTTCCCCCCCCACCAAGGGCTCActgccctcctccccagctgAGAAGTCACCTACTTTTCTCCGTCGCTGGAGGATCTGGTAGGATCAGCACCCCGGGGGGGCTCGGACAGAGGGTTCTGTGCAGGGATAAGTGCTCGGAGACGTGTCCGGCACCAGCCCACGGAGCTTGGCTGGGGAGATATGGCAAGAGGGGGTCGGTGAGAGGTGGGGGGGCACATGGGGAGACCCCAGATCCCTTATTCCCATCCTGCCTGCAGCAACCAAGGCCAGCAGCGAGCGAGAGACCCTTCTACCGCCATAACCAGAGCCATGGGGCAACAGGATGACGCAGGATGGGACCTGCAGGATGCTGGAGGGTGGGAAGGCACCGAGCCCTTCTCACCGCTTCAGGCCtttgcagggaagggaagggatctGCTCCTCGGTGGGGATATGGATGGTTTATAGCAcaaaaagagaggggggaaaaaaaacaaccaacccagcAACCAATGTGCCAAAAGCCCTCGGGAAAAGAATTTATTCTTCGTAATCGAGCTTCGGTGCCGCTACAATTGACTTTTCCCTCCCACACCCTCCTTCCCCCGGCAAGGAGATGCCAATCTGTACCCAAAAGCCCTGCAGCGCCCATGCAGCCTGCCCCAAAACGCCGAGATCCCAACCCCCAGCCAGCCTCAGCCCCCCCCAAATCAGGATGGGGGCACTTGGTGTTGCCGACCGGTGCTGGGAGAGAGGATGCTTGTATgagagacacaccccccccccagcaaggtATTGGGGGCTTTTAAATCACGTCTGCCCCCTCCCTCTGTTTTGGAGTAGAGTTTTAAGGAATTttattccccccaaaaaagagaggagggaggaaaacagaaacaatttGGTTTGAAAATGTGGCTGGGGGGGTAATGAAGAGCAAGGTTGGAGGGAAGGAAATCCCAGCAAGGTCTGGGACCCACTCGGAACCCCCCCCGCCCAGCATGAAGCTGGGACTGGATTTACCAGGGGGTGTTCGTGGGGTACGGGGGGGAATGGGGTCACCCCCCCTCTTTTGGGGCTCAGAGCGTCCCCTTTGTGCCTGTCCTCATCCCCAGGGAGTCACGTACCTCTGGGACAGGCTGTCACGGTGGGGGGGACGACAGCggtggcagcccccagcctggggTCAGGGTGGGGGTACGTTCCCAAACCGAGGGAGAAGAGGTGCCGTGATGCTTGAGGGTCGtggaaaaaaggagacagaaaatgggCAGAAAGTGTTATTTTGAAAGGTTTCCATCACTCGGAgggggctgctggcagaggaCACCTGTGTGGGCCCCACTTGTCCTacagggctttgggggggggggggcacaacacACCCCCCACACCATATAGGGCCTTGGCGGGGGGGGACAGCACACCCCACACAGGCCCCACACACCCTATAGgacgtgtgtgggggggtaatAACGCGCCCTctaggatgggggggggggggaataacgCACCCTCTAGGACATTGGGGGGGCAATAACGCGCCCTataggatgggggggggggtaacgCGCCCTCTAGGACATGGGGGGGGAATAACGCGCCCTCTAGGACGTGGTGGGGGGGTGAATAACACGCCCTATAGgacgtgtgtgtgggggggtgaatAACACGCCCCACATGCTGTATAAGGCCTTGGAGAGGGGGGTAGCACTGCCCCCCCTCCGCCCCATAGGGCCTGGGGGGTAACTAACAGCCGCCAGCCCCCCCAGGCCCCCTCGTgctcccgtccccccccagctctcACCCGCCGCAGGCCCGGCCGCTGCCGCTCCGCCCCGGAGGAGCCCGGCCCTGAGGGGCGGCACCGGCCGGACCCCCCCGGcctggcaccccccccccccccccggggaccttCGTCCCCCCTGCGGACGTGGCCCCCCCTCGGTCCCCATCCCCGCCACCCCCGTGGACATCAGCCCCAGCGCCGTTACGGGGTCCCGGCCCCGTCCCAGGTCCCCGACACCCCCGTGGACAtcagccccccagccccggtcCCACCCCGCCACCCCCAGGGACATCAGCCCCAGCCCCACCCGGGGGTCCCAGCCCCTTCCCGGGTCCCCGACACCCCTGGGGACATCAGCCCCATCCCAGggtcccagccccatcccaggtGCCCGTGACCCTTGGGGACATCAGCCCCAACCCCAGCTCGGGGTCCCATTCCTCACCCGGGTCCCCATTACCCCAAGGGACGCAGCCCCATCGCGGGGTCCCAGCGCTGTCCCCGTCACCCCCAAGGACATCAGCCCCAGCCCCGTTACGGGGTCCCGGCCCCATCCCGGGTCCCCGACACCCTTGGGGGCATCAGCCCCAACCCATGTCCCCACCACTCCCAGACCCATCAGCCCCCCCATCCCCGGTCCCCAACCCTGTCACCCCCAGGGCCACCACCCCAGACCTCAAAAACCTCCAGGAAACAGCAGGGaactgggagaggggcaggaggagagccCAAATGGGCTGAATCTGCctgaaaacaccccaaaaaaggCAACGTTTTTCACCTGCCTGCTGGGGCTGATGCTCTCATCCCActgcccacctccctcccccgGGGGCTGGTGCTGCAAATCTGCCTTTAAGTGCAGCTGAGAGCTTTTATGCCTTAATCGTCTTCTAGTGGGGAAAtaataaggggggaaaaaaaaaaaaaaaaaagacaagaaaaaaggaagaaaaagaaagacaagaaaaaaaagggggggggggaaggaaaaacataagacaaaaaatattgttggaaaggaagaggaggagggagaccCCCGGGGGGGGAGCTGCTGTGATACCTGTGGGCTTTGGGGGGCTTTTTAGGGGGCAAGAAATGGGGGGAGGCGGTGTTTTGGCCGGATCCTGCCTGCCCTGAGCCCATCTTCTCTGAAAACGGGCCTGTTCGTactttttctgcccttttctcactttttttctggccttttttcGCTTTCTGGGGGACCCCAATAACAGCAAAGCATCTTCACACCACCTCACCCAGAGACCCCTTAAAATATCACTGAAACGGGGAGATTTCAGGCAACCCAACccctttttcattttaactttttaaatattttaagcataAATCGGCTGCCatggccccccccctccccgtggtgGCTATGGTTACCATatcttcccttccccagcttttattgctctgccattaaaaccaaatacaaataaaaagcttCGCAGCCGTTCCCAGctccttatttttaaatatttgaatgggaacacacattttttcccctgtaaagaaattatttccaccCCACCGGCTTCACGCCTGACCTTCGTCCGCCAGTGAAAGTGGCCAAATTTTGTCAAaaccctaaaaataaaataaatgattgCAGGAGGGATCATCCCAGGCGCCGGGGGTTTTGGCACATCTATCAAATTATGAGATTTCATCATATAGTTCACTGGTGTTAATTAAAAGCCCTGCACCAGGTTGGCAAGCCCTGGAGTAGCCCAGCAGAAGCAGGCTGAGCCCTGGCAAGAATTCGTTACAGCTCACAGTGTTATCCAAGCTCCCTGCAAGGGTTTCCCACACCAGTTTAAGGCAACATCTTCATACTGGTCCTAGTTTGGGTCCTGAGCGTGCCTCCCCAGCTCAAAACCAGAGCAGCACCTGGGGAAGGATGTCAGCAATTAATATTTCTGCTTAATTaacctccccctcctgctgcttccccagcattaATGAGGGGATGGCAATTAATCTGGCAGCGATAACGCGGGGGCCGGTGGGTCAGCAGCACAAGGGGTCAGGTGCTGCCCCGAGTGCTGTGGGAGGGGGAATAAACCCATTTTAAcctatttttcaggaaaaaggcTCACCCTGCCTGATTTTCGTGGtccttttttttgcagcaaaCCTGGTTCCGCTCAATAtacggggcaggggggtggggtggaaattAAAGAATCGCCATGGCAACCCGTGGGCTGTTTTGGGGGAATTAGTGGGGAGTggaaggggggggaaggttgGTGGGGGGTcagagctggcagcactggggggCCAGGGTGGGCTGGTGGGGGGGATCGGGAACCACTGGTGCCAGGCTGGTCCCAAAGGGCCATGCCCAGCCCCATGGGGCCATCCATATCCCCATGGGACCATGAACATCCCCGTGGGACCATATCCAGCCCCACCTAACTATGCTCAGCCCCATAGGATTATGCTCAGCCCCACGGGATGATGCTCAGATCCCCATGGGACCATTCCCAGCCCCACACGACTATGCCCAGGCCCATAGGACTATGCGCAGTCCCATAGGACCATGCCCAGCCCCACAGGACCATGCCCAGCACCATAGGATGATGCCCAGCCCCACAGGACCGTACCCAGCCCCATAGAACCATATCCAGCCCCATGGGACCATCCTCagacccccagccccacgcaaCCATGCCCAGCTCCATAGGGCCATGCCCAGCCCCACAGAATTCCACATCCCAATAAGACCATACCCAGCCCCATGTCTGCCCCCCGCCATGACGTGGGGTGCCAAGCAGCCGGCGCGGGTGCAGGCGTCGGGCAGAGGGAGCCACAGCAGGATGCGGTGCCGGAGGCCGGGATCGGGTCCAGCCGGCCCGGGGCTGGGCTGGCGGGGGTCCAGCGGTTCGGCGTGcgcagccccgcggccccggccccgttcGCACGACCTCTCCCACCCCGAGCATCCTCCCAGCGCGCCTGGATGGGCCAATGGCCACCGGCCGTGCCGCACtcactggggaggaggagagcggcCGGGCTGGGAAAGGGCTTCCCAAAAGTTCAGCCGGTTTCAGGGTGGATGGAGGTGAAGTCCCGAAGTGGGGCAGGGAGATGGGGCTGGTTCCGCCACTGCAGAGGCGAGCTGTCCCTGGCCATATCCCCCAGCATGTTGGTCACCATGCAGTGGTGTGGGTCACTGTATACTGGCGTGGGGCACCGTATGCTGGTGAGGGTCATCATGCACCATCATCAGTCACGATGCTCTAGTCTGGGTTGCGATGGACCGGTGTGTGTCGTGATACCTCGGTGTGGGTCATGATAACCCGGTGAGGGTCACCATACACTGGCATGGGTCACCATGTACCACTGTGACTCATGGTACAGCAGTGTGAATCACGACACATCGGTGGTGTGGGTCACAGCATGCCACGGTGAGTCATGACACAGCAGTGTGCGTCACGATACCCTGCTGTGGGTCGCGATACACTATCACGAACCACAATACACCAGCACGGGTCATGATGCTCCACTGTGACCCGTGTTTACACCCGTGTGGGTCATGATACCATGGTGTCGGTCATTATATGGTAGTGTGGGTCATGCTGGTGTGGGTTATAACAGCCCAGAGTGGGTCACAACCCACGACCCCCCCCACCCGTGGCCCCTGACACACGTCACCCTCACCCTGGGTGGGCAGCACAACCCTATACGAGACCCTTGCGAATCCCCTATATGAACCACCCATGAATCCCCACCCCACTGGAGTCCCCCGACACTGGGCTCTGTCCCCGTCCCCCATCGGGTTGAATGTCCTCGGGGCCGGCAGCTGCAGAGATTTATtctttggggttgtttggggttaggttgttttttttttttttttaattattattatttattccttCCCGGGCGCTGCCATAAATAACTGCCCCCTCCCAGACATCGTGTTCCCGCTCCGCCAGCATGCATTCCTCCCGGCCGTGCTGCCGGCTGTCACGGGCCGTGGCTCTTGTCCCCAGcagtccccagggatggggtgggggggacgacaATGACACCCCATCCCCCCCcgaaaaaagtgaatttttttcttattacaaaaTATCTTTTATTGTTAAAAGGCCGCGGCACCGCCTTTTGGGAGGGGGTCTGCTGGGATGCCACCGGGCTTGGGGGCAGGGGTTGCACCGTGGTGGCATGTGgctccccccctgctccccctccctgggTCTCTAGGGGTCCCCATGGGAAATCTGGCAGTGAGAGAAggcggcgggcaggcaggcgccagtggcgggggggggacgggacccatTGTCTCTTTGGGGGGGGCTTCGaagcctcccccaccccaaacccaaggGATGCTCCAGGCAGCAAGcgcagcctggaggaggaggaggaaggaagggggtaGCCAGAGCCCCTCACCGGAGCCCCTCACCAGGGCGTTGGGGCTCGGCAGCGGCAGAGGAGGCGTCGGAAAGCCTTGCGGAAGTCCTGGTTGAAGACAGTGTAGATGACGGGGTTGAGGGAGCTGTTGCAGTAACCGATCCAGAAGAAGAACTGGAAGACGCCGTCGGGGAccttgcagcgctggggacagaGCGCGCCCAGGCTGTAGAGAAAGAAGAAGGGGAACCAGCAGAGGACGAAGACGCCGATGACCACGGCCAAGACGAAGGTGAAACGTTTCTCCCGGTTGATCTGAGTCTTCCTCCTCCAAGGGTTCAACGCCGGCGGCCGATGTGCCAACACCACCCGCCCCGTCCCGGTGGCCAAGGTGTCCCTGGGGCGTCCCCCGGGCTGCGGGGACGTCCCTGCCCGAGGCTTGGGGGACGTCGGGGGCTCCTCGGGGCTCAGCAGCGAGGTCCTGTCCGCCGGTGGGCAGGTCCCCGGGGGTTGCACACCGGCTGGGGGGGTGACGTTTGGCGGCACCGATCCCGGTGGTTTGGTGCTGGCGGGGTGGGAGCGGTGGCGGCGTTTGGCGATCAGGTAGATGCGCAGGTAGACGAGGATCATGATGAGACACGGGGCGAAGAAGGAGCCGACGCTGGAGGAGAGGACGTACCAGGCCTCCTCGTTGAGCTTGCACTGGGGccgcccccccaccgccgccTTCTTCTCCCCCTTGTAGACCAAGGGCGGGAGGGAGATGACGGCGGCGATGGTCCAGACGATGAAGATGCTGCACTTGATGCGCCGCGGCGTCCGCTTGGCGTTGTACTCGATGGCGCGGCTGACCGACCAGTAACGGTCCAGGCTGATGGCGCAGAGGTGGACGATGGACGAGGTGCAGAAGAGCACATCCAAAGCCAGGTAGATCTCGCACCACGTCTTCTCGAAGTACCAGTAGCCCAGGAGCTCGTTGGCCAAGGAGAAGGGGATGATGAGGGTGGCCACCAGGATGTCGGCAGCCGCCAACGACACCAAGAAGAGATTCTGGGGCGCCCGCAGCGAGCGGCTGCTCAGCACGGCCATGATGACCAGCACGTTGCCCGTGATGGTGAAGAGCACCAAGAAGGTGATggcggcggcgatggcggcggTGGCCTGCACCGAGTACCCGCCCTCGGGGCCCTCCATGGTCCCGCCGGGGCGCGGGGTCCGGCCGCCGGCCTTCACCGCTGCCCCGGGGTGCGGGAGGACGAGGccgcggggtgctgggggacaccGGCGTCCCTCGCCATGCTGCCTGCCCGGCTGCCCGCCGGTCCCTGCTGCTGCCGGCACACCTCTGCCGCGCTGCCCGTACCTCTGCCTGCCACCCTACCCTCTGGTgcctgccctgcccgcagccccctgggctgcctgcagcctgcctgcacccctgccctgcccgcacctctgcctgtccctgcccgcACCTGtagccctgccttcccctgcccgcAACGCTGCCCTGCCCGCTGCCGAGCCCCCTTGCCCTCCGCCGCCTGCCGTCCCCTgcgctgcctgcaccctgcctgcaccctacCTCGCCTCCCCGCCTGCCGCTGTCGGTACCGGTACCGCTGCCGGGCTCTGCGCTGCCGGGCGCCGCCTCCGCGGGGTTTTAAGCGGCcgcgggggggggcagagccaCCGCCCCCGGGgcggacccggggggggggggggggaaggaacacGCGTCCGTCGgcggggccgggctcggctcccggctccgctcctgctcccgcagcccgcTCCCCTTTTTCCCGGTACCCGCAGCCCTTCCCTGGCACCTTCAGCCCTGCCCCGGCACCCACATCCCCCCcgagcacccccagccctgcctcagcaCCCACATCCCTCCCCTGGCACCTCCATCTCTGCCCCGGCACTCACATCCTCCCCCGGAAGCCCCGTCCTCCcacccatgggaaccccgcatccctcccgggccccccccccccacttcatacccacctcctctccccagcacccccattcTCACCGGACCCAGGTAGCCAGGGAAAACAGCCGAGCCCGGAGTTCCCCCTTCCAGCCGCAGGCCCGGGGGGAGCCCAGCCCACGCTCCCCTTCGTCCCCCTCCAAACCAGCCCCAAGgcggtttttgttttcttcagagccTGGCTGCCCCCATCCCACCCTCCTCCCGCACCTCCAAATGATTTACGCAATAATTCaggatcagaaaagaaaaaaaaccagcatcagGTTCGTTTTTGCCCATTtattagttttggggtttttttaaatttttggccAGGGAAAGCATTTTCCAGCCCCACGGGGAAGGCCATTGCCTTTTCAGAGAGGTAACGGCACCAGGCAGCCGTCAGGGCCCATTTAGCACCGTGCGGCGCTCTTATCCCACCAGCTCCTCGCTTCTCTTGTTCAAACACATCTTTTATCTCCAAATCTGGGCTTTGGGGGCTTTTATTCCCCTCGCCTTCTTTTGAGGGCTGAAGATGCTTTTCAAGCATTCAAGCCCTGCTGAGGGCTCGCGTCAGGCACGGAGCAGCCGTTACTGCTCCTGGCTCATCCCCTTACTGCACCCGGGGAGGGACAGGGCTGTAAAGTGGATTTCCtaaagggggaaactgaggcacggagggctgggaaaggagggagcTTGTTGGGAAACCGTACCCCAGCCTCTGGGAACCCCTGAGCAAAAGTCTTGCCTCCTCTTCAACAAGGTTTGTAGACAAGGAGggacttttcttcctgctcttggCTTCGTCTCGCCTTGGGACAGAATTCAACCCTGGTTTCTCTCCTCCAGAGCAGCTTTTCCACTGCTGAACCCCAAATTTGGCTCCCTGGCGCCAGGCTGACCCCGCTTTGCCCCTCTGCGCTCTCTGGAGCAGCCCCCTGCCAGCAGAAACCCTCTCCCCTCACCCAGCCGCAAAGACCAGAAGCAAATCCAAGTCCAAAGGTCTCTGTTACaccaagaaaagcattttttccctccttttagtAACTTCTTTAGGTGCTGACACACAGAGTAACATCCCAGGGGActtcggggggagggggggtcgcCAAACCTTGGGGGACGAGCTGCCCCCACTGCCTCAGCAACAGGGCTGTACTTGTGCTCTTACCCTGCCATCAATGCAAAATTAAGGTGCTGTGGCCCGAAGCCAGGGGGTTTTAAACCCTCTCAGATGCTGTCAGAGCTGTGATTTGATTCAGGAACCCTGTCACCGTGCTCCAGCTCTGCATGGAACATCACAAGACTTTCCTGCTGGGGGTAAAGACAGACAGGAGCATGGATTTGAGACAGGCAAACAGACTATCCCAGTCCCCAGGCTAGTGGCTCACGAAATCCATTCGCTCTGCCACGTTTTCCCCCTTTGCTTCAGAAGATTTTTGCCTGGAGAAGGTCAAATCCTGCAGCTTGCTCCCACAGCACCAAGCAATGCTGACACCGCAGTTGGGACGCTTGCAGGGCAAGAGGGGGAAGGACCAGGCCACCCTTTCTGGGGGTTTAGGGCAAAAATCTACCCTCAATGGCATCCCAGGCCCCCAACCGCCCTCAGCTTGGTCCCAGACCCTTCTCTCGCTGCGCTTCTCAGGGCAGTGGCCACCTCCCATCGCTCTGTGTCTACCACCTCGACCTGCATGGCCCTTCCTGAGCTCCCCCCTAACCAGAAGCAACAGCAGCCAGGCATCCACCGAGAGCTGAACCATGAGCAGTGCTCCCTGCAGTGCATCTCCCTCCGTTTCAGATCAGTCGGGCTTCTCCTTCCAGCTCAACCTGCAGGTCACAAACGCCCGTGAAGTGGATCTCCTCGCCGGGctggctgccgctgccgccggaGGCAGAGGAAAAGGATGGCTGCTGAAGGCTGTCTGCCGTGGGGCTTCGGTTCACGTAGGCCTCCAGGGATTTCAGGagctgctttggtttctttttggTGGATAACTCCAGCTCTGGGGAGGTCAGAGGGAAACACATAAGGACAGAGACCGAGGTCTCGATGGTGTCAGGGACACAGTGCACTCCCAGGATAAGTTTTTGACTGATGTATTATTTCTGGTGTCCCACTGTATCCCCTCAGGAAAGGGCACAATTATGTTTTGCTCAGGATGACAGAGCGTGAAAAGCTTTTTGCCAAAACCCCCAGCTGAGCTCAGCGTCAGCCTCAGCTCCCCTGAAATCCCCCTGGGAGGGAAAGCCCAAGGCAAGCAGATCAAAGCTGAGCCTGACTGCAACAGCTGGACCCCGTTTTAAGAGGGAGCCATTAACACGGCACATCCGAGCAGCTCTGTTGACATCAGTCTCCTCCGGAGTAAATAACTTCGCCAGTTAATTTAGCGCTCACTGCGAAAAACACGCCATCGGTGACTCTGCTTACACCCCACGCCACAAACAGGGCTTATGCAACCACACTGCATGACATGAGCGAGCCTGGGGAGCAAGAAGCATCCCCATTTGTCACCCACCTCAAGTCACCACAACACAGCAGCCCTCTGAACACGGCGGGCGCTTCCACGGGTGCTCGTCTTTAAGATTTGAGATgcaaaatggggggaaaaaaaccaccccatgGGGAACGTGGGTACTTAAAAGACTGTTGAAAAATGTCATTGTAGAGGTTAAATGATGAATGGTTGGGGCTTTCTAAGGGTGTTACACCCCTTGGGATTGGTCTCAGCAGGACATGAATGTGCTGAGAACACACCAGGTTTGTCCTCTGGGCCTTGGGTTATTTTCCTCagctgggaaaggagaggaaagtgcAGGGAAACAAACCCTTCAGGAGGAAGCCAGAGTCAACAATGGTCTTGTGCTGCCATTTCCAGACACGGTAGAGCTGCAGAAAGGCCGCTGCATACAGGTCGTTCAGCACGGCAATGACTTGCTGCCTGCGGTTGCATTCCCTGAAACAGGCAGAGAGGGGCTCAGCCGACACGGCTGCCGTCCCAGCAGCCGACGGAGCCGCAGGGCAGGGACCCCACTCAGCGGGAACCAGCCAAGGATGCTGTTTGAgaccccaaaaccaccacccaGCCCAGCTACAGAGCTGTCGGCCGCTCCGGACCTCACCTGGAGAGACGTTCCTCCCTCAGGGCCTGGATGACGATGCGGGTGATGTTCACGGACATGATGCAGAAGGGGAAGTTCTGCAAGAGAACGAGCATTATTGCAGCTTGGCTGGAAAAAGCCTCCTCTCTTGCGGCATACAGAGGGGCCCGGACAACACCTTCGGCCCTCCTATGCCACATCCGTGTGGCCCCAAACTCATGGGATGGTGGCTGCAGGCAACAGATCCATGTAGGAGGATAATAATACTACGGATACAGGCTTAGATGGATGCTGTGCATCAAGCCGAGCTTATAGCCAGGCTTAAACCCAACCATATCTGAGACTAAAATGCCAAGTTTGAGACGGGCTCCACTCGCTCCCATTTTCATGCCATGCTGCTCTTTgcccacttctccagcccttTTAACCTGTACAAGTTCAGCTTCAAGCCAGGATCCCAGGAACAGATCTCTAGTTTCCACCAGGACATTAAAATCTCATTCCCAGAATAAAGCCAACACCTGGAGCCTGGCTCCAGCTACTGGTCGGAACTCCTCAGCTCTTTGGGGACCACCTTCTTCCCCTTACCAGCGCAAGGGGgattaaacagcaaaaaaaaaaaaaaaatcaagcccttACTCTGAAGAGAAGGTTTTCGTGCTTCCCTTTCCCTGAGTGTTAGAAATTAACAGGTAGATACCACAGCAGGGAGCAAGCGAAGGAGGTGGAAGGACGTGCCTGGGTTTCATGCTGGGATAGCCTGAAAATCTCTTGAGCCAGAGGCAGTGTCTGAGAGTCCATGACAAAGTACAGCATCTGCATCAAGCCCAGCATCCCCGTCCCTCGCAGGTCAGTCCCGGGATCCGCACCTGGAAGGGCAGGACAGCCCAGAGAAGTGAGGGACAGCATGGAGTCACTCTCTGGTCACCTCCCCACTTCCGCAGGCTGTTTATACACTGTCACCATATTTCGAGAGTGGAGGAACCCTGGTGAT from Accipiter gentilis chromosome 28, bAccGen1.1, whole genome shotgun sequence carries:
- the ADRA2B gene encoding alpha-2B adrenergic receptor; its protein translation is MEGPEGGYSVQATAAIAAAITFLVLFTITGNVLVIMAVLSSRSLRAPQNLFLVSLAAADILVATLIIPFSLANELLGYWYFEKTWCEIYLALDVLFCTSSIVHLCAISLDRYWSVSRAIEYNAKRTPRRIKCSIFIVWTIAAVISLPPLVYKGEKKAAVGGRPQCKLNEEAWYVLSSSVGSFFAPCLIMILVYLRIYLIAKRRHRSHPASTKPPGSVPPNVTPPAGVQPPGTCPPADRTSLLSPEEPPTSPKPRAGTSPQPGGRPRDTLATGTGRVVLAHRPPALNPWRRKTQINREKRFTFVLAVVIGVFVLCWFPFFFLYSLGALCPQRCKVPDGVFQFFFWIGYCNSSLNPVIYTVFNQDFRKAFRRLLCRCRAPTPW
- the ELMOD3 gene encoding ELMO domain-containing protein 3 isoform X4 produces the protein MVSCRLSCGKWGSLRALRSARSCVEPRKNGSPWKRYSQKKVRATARRQGLAALVRFLFGPPRLQPQLQGERELALAIAQCGLDDNERVHMRILQTIYKKLTRSRLGCPRYGVHWEELGFQGADPGTDLRGTGMLGLMQMLYFVMDSQTLPLAQEIFRLSQHETQNFPFCIMSVNITRIVIQALREERLSRECNRRQQVIAVLNDLYAAAFLQLYRVWKWQHKTIVDSGFLLKELELSTKKKPKQLLKSLEAYVNRSPTADSLQQPSFSSASGGSGSQPGEEIHFTGVCDLQVELEGEARLI
- the ELMOD3 gene encoding ELMO domain-containing protein 3 isoform X3 — its product is MVSCRLSCGKWGSLRALQRSARSCVEPRKNGSPWKRYSQKKVRATARRQGLAALVRFLFGPPRLQPQLQGERELALAIAQCGLDDNERVHMRILQTIYKKLTRSRLGCPRYGVHWEELGFQGADPGTDLRGTGMLGLMQMLYFVMDSQTLPLAQEIFRLSQHETQNFPFCIMSVNITRIVIQALREERLSRECNRRQQVIAVLNDLYAAAFLQLYRVWKWQHKTIVDSGFLLKELELSTKKKPKQLLKSLEAYVNRSPTADSLQQPSFSSASGGSGSQPGEEIHFTGVCDLQVELEGEARLI
- the ELMOD3 gene encoding ELMO domain-containing protein 3 isoform X2, whose amino-acid sequence is MSGGTGVEERSEERHCFPAPGKSLPISALRQNGLLQALVREVGQPAGAEISEELRRAQEEWESVEEIQSGLGGTSASAAPPISFNEALQYFQTADLSECRKKVRATARRQGLAALVRFLFGPPRLQPQLQGERELALAIAQCGLDDNERVHMRILQTIYKKLTRSRLGCPRYGVHWEELGFQGADPGTDLRGTGMLGLMQMLYFVMDSQTLPLAQEIFRLSQHETQNFPFCIMSVNITRIVIQALREERLSRECNRRQQVIAVLNDLYAAAFLQLYRVWKWQHKTIVDSGFLLKELELSTKKKPKQLLKSLEAYVNRSPTADSLQQPSFSSASGGSGSQPGEEIHFTGVCDLQVELEGEARLI